In Spirosoma aureum, a single genomic region encodes these proteins:
- the ccoS gene encoding cbb3-type cytochrome oxidase assembly protein CcoS: MHIIFFMIGISLLMALGFLGAFLWSIRTGQQDDLYTPSMRILLDDNEPTATDTTV; this comes from the coding sequence ATGCACATTATCTTTTTTATGATCGGCATTAGCCTGCTGATGGCCCTGGGATTTCTCGGCGCTTTTCTGTGGTCGATACGAACGGGTCAGCAAGACGATTTATATACGCCCTCCATGCGCATACTACTTGATGACAATGAACCAACTGCTACGGATACGACCGTTTAA